A single region of the Ictalurus punctatus breed USDA103 chromosome 26, Coco_2.0, whole genome shotgun sequence genome encodes:
- the LOC108258371 gene encoding monocyte to macrophage differentiation factor 2 encodes MNLVRFMNSRAPANKRYQPTEYEHAANCATHALWIIPSIVGGLLLYFLSDDHWEEISAWLYGAGLSSLFIISTAFHTITWKKSHMRSIEQCFHMCDRMVIYFFIAASYTPWLTLRELGPWAAHMRWVVWVMASGGTTYVFFFHERYKVVELVCYTAMGVFPAMVILSMADRSGVCELLVGGGCYVLGMVFFKSDGVVPFAHAIWHLFVAMGAGIHYYAIWKYLYTPSNQQTSTAR; translated from the exons atgaATCTTGTAAG attTATGAACAGCCGGGCACCAGCTAATAAGAGGTATCAGCCGACAGAATATGAGCACGCGGCTAACTGTGCTACACACGCG ctCTGGATCATTCCCAGTATTGTGGGTGGACTTTTGCTGTACTTCCTTTCTGATGACCATTGGGAGGAGATTTCGGCATGGCTCTACGGCGCCGGCTTGTCGAGCCTTTTTATAATTTCCACGGCTTTCCACACTATCACCTGGAAGAAGAGCCATATGcg ATCCATCGAGCAGTGTTTCCACATGTGTGACAGGATGGTGATCTATTTCTTCATTGCCGCGTCCTACACGCCCTG GCTGACTTTACGGGAGCTCGGTCCGTGGGCCGCTCACATGCGCTGGGTTGTCTGGGTGATGGCCTCTGGAGGAACTACATATGTCTTCTTCTTTCacgagag GTATAAAGTGGTCGAGCTGGTCTGCTACACAGCAATGGGAGTGTTTCCAGCGATGGTTATTCTGTCTATG gcggACAGGTCGGGTGTGTGCGAGCTGTTGGTTGGTGGCGGGTGTTACGTgttggggatggtgttctttaaAAGTGATGGAGTGGTGCCCTTTGCGCACGCCATATGGCACCTGTTTGTTGCCATGGGGGCGGGCATCCATTACTACGCCATCTGGAAGTACTTGTACACACCTAGCAATCAACAGACCAGCACCGCTCGGTGA